The proteins below come from a single Mya arenaria isolate MELC-2E11 chromosome 6, ASM2691426v1 genomic window:
- the LOC128236725 gene encoding uncharacterized protein LOC128236725 codes for MRMGNMLCRLRYPEGLNGGRFKRFPTYNPILRSTNAGLKPVDTGRPHEKLNVNRINKHEDVCSKHFHEGNGPSKEYPDPLSADGWRITSSRKLPTKRSLGKETYGSIYTQNASRKAGPGSCRHCTRSRNTDRMSMDVTFGYVCTYRSECFPKRTVVTKRSPS; via the exons ATGCGGATGGGGAATATGTTATGCAGATTAAGGTATCCGGAGGGACTAAATGGAGGCCGATTTAAACGATTTCCGACCTATAATCCGATATTGAGAAGTACAAATGCTGGATTAAAGCCTGTGGACACAGGACGGCCACACGAGAAACTGAATGTCAACAGGATAAACAAGCACGAAGACGTCTGCTCGAAG cACTTTCATGAAGGAAATGGGCCATCTAAAGAGTATCCTGACCCATTATCAGCTGATGGCTGGAGAATAACATCTTCAAGAAAACTCCCCACAAAGCGGTCACTTGGAAAGGAAACTTATGGCAgcatttatacacaaaatgcaagt AGAAAAGCTGGTCCAGGATCCTGCAGACACTGTACCAGGAGTAGAAACACAGACCGAATGTCCAT ggACGTCACCTTTGGATATGTTTGCACTTACCGCTCAGAATGCTTCCCTAAAAGAACAGTTGTCACAAAAAGAAGTCCAAGTTGA
- the LOC128236728 gene encoding mucin-2-like — protein sequence MSVTTATLEQTPTISLTQQKAKQTTPSQNTQTTTKVTPTTTTFTQTTTATIPTTATTTPKIITTAPTTATTTSKIITTAPTTVTTTQIKTTTTPLTSSRTHKPVTNIITSTTNTTAPNPTRSTSTTTTTPKPGTTTSTSILSVIKTTPKPTTTTSTTKPSTNSTTSKQTYTFSTSKTTTTTSLPKSTTTTTTSTQTSTISAPKPTTTTTLPKSTTTTTTSKQTSTISASKPTTTTTLPKSTTTTTTSKQTSTISASKPTTTTTLPKSTTTTTTSKQTSTISAPKPTTTTTLPKSTMTTTTSKQTSTISASKPTTTTTKTTKPNLKTATLKLTETTSTRNPTMTITTTKQTTTSAISKPTTTSTSPKLKTRTSTSKLTKTTITPKPATTTSTSKLSLTTTALKPATTTSTTKPTTTTLLPKSTTTTKIYKQTSTVSTSTPMSTTTTTSKQNLSSTILKIATTTTTRNPTTTTTTTKPSTSTSTPKPTTSASTSNPKTTSTSLKLKPTTSTSKLTTTTTTPEPTTTTSTTKPTSDTTLPKSTTTTATSKPTSTTITTTKPTLPTTTFNVTTTTTTRNSTTTTTSTKQTTTNGTTKPTITATTSNPTTTSTSPKLKTTTTTSKLTMTTKTPKPITTISTSKLSVTTTTPKPTTTTSTTKPTTDTTLPKPTTTTSLPKSTTTTTTSKQTLSISTSKPTSTTTTTSKQNLTTTTLKIATTTTTRNPTTTTTTNKPSTSTSTPKPTTTATTSNPTTTSTWPKLKTTTSTSKLTMTTTTQKTATTTSTLKLSVTTTNPKPDTSTTKPTATTSLPKSTTTTTTSKQTLTILTSKPTSTTTTTSKQNLTTTTLKIATTTTTRNPTTPTSTTNSLTSTSTPKPTTTATSSNPTTTSTSLKLKTTTSTSKLTMATTTPKTITTTSTSKLSVTTTAPKPTTTTSTTKQTTATTLPKSTTTTTTSTQTSSIPTSKPTATTITTTKPTLPLTSLKVTTKSTTQNPTTTTTTTKRTTTNGTTKPSITATTSNQTTTSPSPKLKTTTTTSKLPVTTSTPKQTTTSSKTKSTTTTSPQKSTTTTTTSKQTSTTETSKLTNTSATQKSTTTTATTKPTTTTASLNPTTTNATLKPTTTSATLEPFSTSTTITTTTTLQSTTATPSIEPKLTSETSETSRPTLTTTIRPTTNTTTLKPTTTTTAINPTTNSTQPIPRMTTTPFKPMTKTSTQKQSSTIKTSNLTSTTTNIEHNSINTKNDNNKVNTYKDQFNKTTNYDHFNLRTNA from the exons ATGTCAGTGACCACCGCAACGCTAGAGCAAACGCCTACCATTTCATTAACACAACAGAAAGCGAAACAGACAACACCATCACAAAATACGCAAACCACAACGAAAGTAACACCAACAACAACCACTTTCACACAAACAACGACAGCTACCATACCAACAACGGCCACTACCACACCTAAAATTATCACTACCGCACCAACAACGGCCACTACCACATCTAAAATTATCACTACCGCACCAACAACGGTCACTACAACTCAAATAAAAACCACTACAACACCCTTAACAAGTAGTAGAACGCATAAACCAGTAACAAACATAATCACATCAACAACGAATACTACAGCACCAAATCCAACAAGATCCACATCGACAAccacaacaacaccaaaaccaGGAACGACCACTTCAACATCAATACTATCGGtgataaaaacaacaccaaaaccAACAACGACTACTTCTACAACAAAACCATCGACGAACTctacaacatcaaaacaaacatacacctTCTCAACATCAAAAACAACGACGACCACTTCACTACCAAAATCAACGACGACAACTacaacatcaacacaaacatcGACCATCTCAGCACCAAAACCAACGACGACCACTACACTTCCAAAATCAACGACGACAActacaacatcaaaacaaacatcGACCATCTCAGCATCAAAACCAACGACGACCACTACACTTCCAAAATCAACGACGACAActacaacatcaaaacaaacatcGACCATCTCAGCATCAAAACCAACGACGACCACTACACTTCCAAAATCAACGACGACAActacaacatcaaaacaaacatcGACCATCTCAGCACCAAAACCAACGACGACCACTACACTTCCAAAATCAACGATGACAActacaacatcaaaacaaacatcGACCATCTCAGCATCAAAACCAACGACGACGACCAccaaaacaacaaaaccaaaCCTGAAAACTGCAACATTAAAATTAACCGAGACAACTTCTACACGAAACCCAACGATGACCATAACAACaactaaacaaacaacaaccaGTGCAATATCAAAACCAACAACGACCTCCACATCGCCAAAATTAAAAACGAGAACTTCAAcatcaaaattaacaaagacaACTATAACACCAAAACCAGCAACGACCACTTCAACATCAAAACTATCGTTGACCACCACAGCACTCAAACCAGCAACGACTACTTCTACAACAAAACCAACGACGACCACTTTACTACCAAAGTCAACGACGacaactaaaatatataaacaaacatcgACCGTCTCAACATCAACACCAATGTCGACCACCActacaacatcaaaacaaaacctttcctcaacaatattaaaaatagcCACGACAACTACTACGCGAAACCCAACGACGACCACGACAACAACAAAACCATCAACGTCAACTTCAACACCGAAACCAACAACGAGCGCTTCAACATCAAATCCAAAAACGACTTCCACATCGCTAAAATTGAAACCGACAACTTCCACATCAAAATtaacgacgacaacaacaacacccGAACCAACAACGACTACTTCTACAACAAAACCAACATCGGACACTACACTACCAAAATCAACGACGACAACTGCAACATCAAAACCAACGTCGACGACCATCACAACAACAAAGCCAACCCTGCCTACTACAACATTTAATGTAACCACGACAACTACTACACGAAACTCAACGACGACCACcacatcaacaaaacaaaccACAACCAATGGAACAACAAAACCAACAATAACTGCTACAACATCAAATCCAACAACGACCTCCACATCGCCAAAATTAAAAACGACAACTACAACATCAAAATTAACAATGACAACTAAAACACCAAAACCAATAACGACTATTTCAACATCAAAACTATCggtgacaacaacaacacccaAACCAACAACGACTACTTCTACAACAAAACCAACGACGGACACTACCCTACCAAAACCAACGACGACCACTTCACTACCAAAATCAACGACGACAACCACtacatcaaaacaaacattgtcCATCTCAACATCAAAACCAACGTCGACCACCActacaacatcaaaacaaaatctgaccacaacaacattaaaaatagCCACGACAACTACTACGCGAAACCCAACGACGACCACGACAACAAACAAACCATCAACGTCAACTTCAACACCAAAACCAACAACGACCGCTACAACATCAAATCCAACAACGACCTCCACATGGCCAAAATTAAAAACGACAACTTCCACATCAAAATTAACGATGACAACTACAACACAAAAAACAGCAACGACCACTTCAACATTAAAACTATCGGTGACCACCACAAACCCCAAACCGGATACTTCTACAACAAAACCAACGGCGACCACTTCACTTCCAAAATCAACGACGACAACCACtacatcaaaacaaacattgacCATCTTAACATCAAAACCAACGTCGACCACCActacaacatcaaaacaaaacctgaccacaacaacattaaaaatagCCACGACAACTACTACGCGAAACCCAACGACGCCCACTTCAACAACAAACTCATTAACGTCAACTTCAACACCAAAACCAACAACGACCGCTACATCATCAAATCCAACAACGACCTCCACATCGCTAAAATTAAAAACGACAACTTCCACATCAAAATTAACGATGGCAACTACAACACCAAAAACAATAACGACCACTTCAACATCAAAACTATCGGTGACCACCACAGCACCCAAACCAACAACGACTACTTCTACAACAAAACAAACGACGGCCACTACCCTACCAAAATCAACGACGACAACTacaacatcaacacaaacatcGTCAATCCCAACATCAAAACCAACGGCGACGACCAtcacaacaacaaaaccaacCCTGCCTCTTACATCATTAAAAGTAACCACGAAAAGTACTACACAAAACCCAACGACAACCACGACAACAACTAAACGAACCACAACCAATGGAACAACAAAACCATCAATAACCGCTACAACATCAAATCAAACAACGACCTCCCCATCGCCAAAATTAAAAACGACAACTACTACATCAAAACTACCGGTGACCACATCAACACCCAAACAAACAACGACTAgttctaaaacaaaatcaacGACGACCACTTCACCACAAAAATCAACGACGACCActacaacatcaaaacaaacgTCGACCACTGAAACATCAAAACTAACTAATACAAGTGCTACACAAAAATCAACTACAACCACTGCTACaacaaaaccaacaacaacCACTGCATCACTTAATCCAACGACGACCAATGCAACACTAAAGCCAACGACGACCAGTGCAACATTAGAACCATTTTCAACTTCGACAACAATCACGACCACTACAACACTTCAGTCGACAACGGCCACTCCATCAATTGAACCAAAATTAACCAGTGAAACATCTGAAACATCAAGACCAACGCTTACTACTACAATTAGACCAACCACCAACACTACAACTCTAAAACCAACAACTACCACTACGGCAATAAATCCAacgacaaactcaacacaaccAATACCAAGGATGACTACTACACCATTTAAACCTATGACGAAAACTTCTACACAAAAGCAATCATCGACCATTAAAACATCAAATCTTACATCAACGACCA CCAACATCGAACATAACAGCATCAATACcaaaaacgacaacaacaaGGTCAATACTTACAAAGACCAgttcaacaaaacaacaaattacgACCACTTCAACCTCAGAACCAACGCCTAA
- the LOC128236769 gene encoding uncharacterized protein LOC128236769: MTRTPTTTTTTSKPITTTGTTPRSTSTTTTTLKPASTGTTLKSSTKITTPIKATVLSTLEPTLTNNTSKLTTTTRSKRTTITTTPLTSTSTSHPPTTITRSNPTKTITTSTNITTFEPLGVADCGFPSNVTHGRVSVENGTMYGSVAEYSCEEGYTLDGSYSTECQANGMWQDIDISCIVINCSLPRYLTHGSISVENGTTYRSVAVYSCEEGYMLDGMNSTQCQANGSWQDIDVSCIAIECGLPHNLTHGNVSLNGTTFGSLAVFSCHAGYTLSGSNSTECLANSTWRYIDVRCTPIDCDKPTNIKKGTVEYTLTTFNHSAFYTCDHGYTTANATVINCTPEGLWDDDPPTCTDVDECSGSNECHYSAKCTNLNGSYQCTCNDGYTDSGENRGRQCDDNDECAFVGDYFCRRNRNQTRWCTNTAGSYYCGCNRGWTGTHCEKDVNECDGGTSCGQNADCTNTFGSFYCKCRADYPQGNPFYGCYSPVMLSFKSKAVIDGVRGDNEILPPVNIPGGRFPYFGQYFSLFRPSLNGFLALNYPPLYESYGAENSTLWKKYVENHVVIAPLWTNLDSRNITGAGVWVHVFSNNTGNRSDILKIQEHVQKYSNNSEFNASVAFAVTWKHVTIHSPYMPGYRLYKHQNLSMQAIMATDGLYTYMMFIYDQEQFSIKPLSYTPVAAGYTFPGNFTGKILADRHNFTNLKNESNVNQEVKGRWLHNVTYITDDMWDEVRCRKFHENQTLKEWTREQLKNSYPCPCYEQDMKEDYTFKQNDSIWSNKDEYTHCYESWFFNPYDIKQRCCYRFGELRKEYPFAIGAEYMDTDINAILEAGFRQCCSAVNNQRYCHLYYDVNPPDDCSSWSPDDEGE; the protein is encoded by the exons ATGACACGAACGCCAACAACGACCACTACAACATCAAAACCAATAACGACGACCGGTACAACTCCAAGATCCACATCGACAACCACTACAACACTAAAACCAGCATCAACAGGTACAACACTGAAATCATCAACGAAAATTACAACGCCAATAAAAGCAACGGTATTGTCAACACTAGAACCTACTTTGACCAATAATACATCAAAACTAACAACAACCACGAGATCAAAACGAACGACAATCACTACAACACCATTGACGAGCACTTCAACATCGCACCCACCAACGACTATTACAAGATCAAATCCGACGAAAACCATTACAACATCAACAAACATTACTACATTCGAGCCGTTAGGTGTTGCAG ATTGCGGCTTTCCAAGTAATGTGACGCATGGACGTGTCTCAGTGGAGAATGGTACCATGTACGGATCAGTAGCGGAGTACAGTTGTGAGGAAGGATATACGTTAGATGGCAGCTACTCCACGGAATGTCAGGCGAATGGCATGTGGCAGGACATAGACATTAGCTGCATTGTCATTA ATTGCAGCCTTCCACGATATTTGACACATGGCAGTATCTCCGTGGAGAATGGTACTACCTACAGATCAGTAGCAGTGTACAGCTGTGAGGAAGGTTACATGCTAGACGGTATGAACTCCACGCAGTGTCAGGCGAACGGCAGCTGGCAGGACATTGACGTTAGCTGCATTGCCATTG AGTGCGGTCTCCCACATAATTTGACACATGGCAACGTCTCCCTGAATGGAACCACGTTTGGATCGTTAGCGGTTTTCAGTTGTCACGCGGGTTACACGTTAAGCGGTAGCAATTCAACAGAATGTCTGGCGAACAGCACCTGGCGGTATATAGACGTCCGATGTACTCCTATTG ATTGCGACAAACCAACAAACATAAAGAAAGGCACAGTTGAATATACCCTAACAACCTTCAACCACAGTGCCTTCTACACGTGCGATCACGGATATACAACGGCAAACGCTACAGTGATAAACTGTACGCCGGAGGGACTATGGGATGACGATCCGCCAACTTGCACAG ATGTGGACGAATGTTCGGGAAGTAACGAGTGCCACTACAGCGCCAAGTGCACCAACCTAAATGGTAGCTACCAGTGCACGTGTAATGACGGCTATACAGATTCGGGGGAAAACAGAGGCCGACAATGTGACG ATAATGACGAGTGTGCTTTTGTCGGGGACTATTTCTGTCGGAGAAACCGGAATCAGACTCGCTGGTGTACTAACACAGCTGGCAGCTACTACTGTGGCTGTAACCGTGGATGGACGGGCACACACTGCGAGAAAG ATGTTAATGAATGCGATGGTGGGACATCATGTGGTCAGAATGCCGATTGCACCAACACATTTGGGTCTTTTTACTGCAAATGTCGAGCGGATTACCCTCAAGGAAACCCTTTCTATGGATGTTATA GTCCGGTAATGCTCAGCTTTAAATCGAAGGCCGTGATAGATGGTGTCCGCGGAGACAACGAGATACTCCCGCCTGTAAACATACCAGGGGGAAGATTCCCCTACTTCGGACAATACTTCAGTCTCTTCAGG cCAAGTTTGAACGGATTTCTAGCACTTAACTATCCACCTCTGTATGAATCTTATGGCGCGGAGAATTCTACACTGTGGAAAAAGTATGTTGAGAATCACGTGGTTATTGCTCCTCTCTGGACAAACCTCGACTCGAGGAATATTACCGGCGCAGGTGTATGGGTCCATGTGTTTTCTAACAACACTGGAAATAGGAGTGACATCCTCAAAATACAGGAGCATGTTCAGAAGTATTCGAACAACAGTGAGTTCAATGCGAGTGTTGCTTTTGCCGTGACTTGGAAACACGTCACCATACATTCACCATACATGCCCGGATACAGGCTCTACAAGCACCAG AATCTGTCGATGCAGGCAATTATGGCAACGGACGGTCTATACACGTACATGATGTTCATCTATGATCAAGAGCAATTCAGTATTAAACCCTTGAGTTACACGCCAGTGGCTGCCGGTTACACTTTCCCTGGAAACTTTACCGGCAAGATTCTCGCCGACAGGCACAACTTCACCAACCTTAAGAACGAGTCAAACGTTAACCAAG AGGTCAAAGGCCGTTGGCTACATAACGTGACGTACATCACTGACGACATGTGGGACGAGGTTAGATGCCGGAAGTTCCACGAGAACCAAACATTGAAAGAATGGACGCGAGAACAGCTTAAAAACTCATATCCTTGTCCATGTTACGAACAAGACATGAAAGAG GACTACAcctttaaacaaaatgacagcataTGGTCGAACAAGGACGAGTATACACACTGTTACGAGTCGTGGTTCTTCAATCCATACGACATTAAACAGCGCTGCTGCTACAG ATTCGGCGAGCTTCGTAAGGAATATCCTTTCGCTATAGGAGCCGAGTACATGGATACCGATATTAACGCCATTTTGGAGGCCGGCTTCCGGCAGTGCTGCTCAGCGGTCAACAACCAGCGGTACTGTCACCTTTACTATGACGTCAACCCACCCGATGACTGCTCCAGCTGGTCTCCTGACGACGAGGGCGAATAA